CCGAGGTATGGACCCTGCTCGACGGGGAGTGCAGCCCGGAGGCGCAGGCCAAGCTCAGGCAACATCTCGAGGATTGCCCGCCGTGCTTCCAGATCTATGGGCTGGAGGAGCGGCTGAAGTCGCTGATCTCGACGAAGTGCCGTGGTGAGCGGGCTCCGGAAAGCCTGCGCGAGCGCCTGCGCGTCGAGATCCGCCGGACCACCATCATTCAGGGGCGCTGAACGCACACAAACAAAGACGCGGGCCGCCTGTCGGACGGTCCGCGTCTTTGTTGCTTGTGGGCGGTTGGTTAAGCGTTGGGCCGCTTGCCGTGGTTGGCCTTGCTGTGCTTGCGGTCGCGCTTTTTCCGGCCTCGCTTGGCCATGACTGATCCTCCTCGCGGTTCTGCTTGCGTTCAGTCTGTCATGCCGCTGCCGTCGCAAGCCAACCGCTAGACGACCGGAACGTGCACCAACGTGCCGCCGTTGGCACTCGCTGACGAGACCGGGCCCTGTTGGCCGGCCAACGGCGCCTGTGCGGGAGCCACCGGTACGAGACCAGGACCCTGTCCCGGTGTCAGCGCGGCCGGGCCTCCGGGCAGTCCAGTGGGCGCTAGTCCAGGCAGTTGCTGGCCGGTCAGACCACCGGGATAGCTCGGCGTTTGGCCAGGAAGCTGGCCGGGCAGGCCACCGGGGAGTTGTGCCGGCATGGTCTGGCCGGGCAGCCCACCCGGATAGCCGCCAAGCCCCGGCGTCTGAC
This genomic stretch from Mycobacterium paraterrae harbors:
- the rsrA gene encoding mycothiol system anti-sigma-R factor gives rise to the protein MSDFSSEPTIKPGCAEVLAEVWTLLDGECSPEAQAKLRQHLEDCPPCFQIYGLEERLKSLISTKCRGERAPESLRERLRVEIRRTTIIQGR
- a CDS encoding 50S ribosomal protein bL37, which gives rise to MAKRGRKKRDRKHSKANHGKRPNA